The following proteins are co-located in the Rhodococcus opacus B4 genome:
- a CDS encoding pyruvate dehydrogenase, translating into MRAKTVADQLVRQLQDAGVRRIYGIVGDSLNPVVDAVRRSGGAENGGIDWIHVRHEEAAAFAAAAEAQVTGKLAVCAGSCGPGNLHLINGLYDADRSGAPVLAIAAQIPSEQIGLGYFQETHPDRLFVECSRYAELIGTPAQAPRVMASAIAHATALSGVAVITLPGDIADRPAEGRAPSVPRTGAPAIVPDQSDVQALADAVNAAGKVAIFAGEGVREAREELLGLADTIGAPIGHTLRGKEWIQYDNPFDVGMTGLLGYGAAHDGMHGADLLLLVGTDFPYNQFLPDGVRTAQIDWAAQRIGRRTNVDLAVHGDVASTLRALAPLVRRKDDRRFLGDMLEKHRTLMNKVVGAYTKPAGQRVPIHPEYAASILDDVAAEDAIFTTDTGMSNVWTARYLTPNGARRFLSSALHGSMANALPHAIGAQVCAPGRQVVSVSGDGGLSMLLGELVTVAMYRLPIKIVVFDNSTLGMVKLEMLVDGLPDFGVDVAPVDYSAVASALGIFARRIEDPADIESGLRQAFDHDGPALVDLVTDPLALSLPPTITGGQLTGFALALSKMVMNGGVGEAVKMAKSNVRNVPRPSQFDPRG; encoded by the coding sequence ATGAGAGCGAAAACCGTTGCCGATCAGCTTGTACGTCAACTCCAGGATGCCGGCGTCCGGCGGATCTACGGAATCGTGGGCGACAGCCTCAATCCCGTCGTCGACGCGGTCCGGCGGTCGGGCGGAGCGGAGAACGGCGGCATCGACTGGATCCACGTCCGGCACGAGGAGGCCGCCGCCTTCGCCGCCGCCGCGGAGGCGCAGGTCACCGGAAAGCTGGCGGTCTGCGCCGGCTCGTGTGGCCCCGGCAATCTGCACCTGATCAACGGTCTCTACGACGCGGACCGTTCGGGTGCGCCGGTGCTTGCGATCGCGGCGCAGATTCCGAGCGAGCAGATCGGTCTGGGCTACTTCCAGGAGACCCACCCGGACCGGCTGTTCGTCGAGTGCTCCCGGTACGCGGAGCTGATCGGCACTCCCGCCCAGGCCCCGCGCGTCATGGCGTCGGCCATCGCGCACGCGACCGCGCTGTCCGGTGTCGCGGTGATCACCCTGCCGGGCGACATCGCGGACCGCCCCGCCGAGGGGCGGGCGCCGTCGGTGCCGCGCACCGGTGCGCCGGCGATCGTGCCCGACCAGTCCGACGTGCAGGCGCTCGCGGACGCCGTGAACGCGGCGGGGAAGGTTGCGATCTTCGCCGGTGAAGGGGTGCGCGAGGCACGCGAGGAGTTGCTGGGTCTGGCCGACACGATCGGCGCGCCGATCGGTCACACCCTCCGCGGCAAGGAATGGATCCAGTACGACAACCCGTTCGACGTCGGGATGACGGGACTGCTGGGGTACGGGGCGGCGCACGACGGGATGCACGGCGCCGACCTCCTGCTGCTCGTCGGAACGGACTTCCCGTACAACCAGTTCCTGCCCGACGGTGTCCGCACCGCGCAGATCGATTGGGCTGCACAGCGAATCGGCCGGCGAACGAACGTCGACCTGGCCGTGCACGGAGACGTGGCGAGCACGTTGCGTGCGCTCGCCCCGCTGGTCCGCCGGAAGGACGACCGCCGATTCCTGGGCGACATGCTCGAGAAGCACCGGACGTTGATGAACAAGGTGGTCGGCGCGTACACCAAACCGGCCGGGCAGCGCGTCCCGATCCATCCCGAATACGCGGCGTCGATACTCGACGACGTCGCCGCCGAGGACGCGATCTTCACCACGGACACGGGAATGTCGAACGTGTGGACCGCGCGCTACCTGACGCCGAACGGCGCACGACGGTTCCTGTCCTCGGCCCTGCACGGATCGATGGCGAACGCCCTGCCCCACGCGATCGGCGCCCAGGTGTGCGCGCCCGGCAGGCAGGTGGTGTCCGTGTCGGGCGACGGCGGGCTGTCGATGCTGCTCGGGGAACTGGTGACGGTCGCGATGTACCGGCTCCCGATCAAGATCGTGGTGTTCGACAATTCCACGCTCGGCATGGTCAAGCTGGAGATGCTGGTGGACGGGCTGCCGGATTTCGGGGTCGACGTCGCGCCCGTCGACTATTCGGCGGTGGCGTCCGCGCTGGGCATCTTCGCCCGCCGGATCGAGGATCCGGCCGACATCGAATCGGGTCTGCGGCAGGCGTTCGATCACGACGGACCGGCGCTCGTCGATCTCGTCACCGACCCGCTGGCGTTGTCGCTGCCACCGACCATCACGGGTGGGCAGCTCACCGGTTTCGCGTTGGCGTTGTCGAAGATGGTGATGAACGGGGGCGTCGGTGAGGCCGTGAAAATGGCGAAGTCGAACGTCCGGAACGTGCCGCGACCGTCCCAGTTCGATCCGCGCGGCTGA
- a CDS encoding nitroreductase family deazaflavin-dependent oxidoreductase: MPLTGEYEPSPSKWAADQAELMESTDGAEGTTLGGRPVVLLTTRGAKSGKLRKTPLMRVEHDGTYAIVASLGGAPKNPVWYYNVKAEPHVELRDGSTTQDMVAREVTGDEKATWWDRAVAAFPDYAEYQKKTDREIPVFVLESA, encoded by the coding sequence ATGCCACTCACAGGTGAATACGAGCCCAGTCCGTCCAAATGGGCAGCAGATCAGGCCGAATTGATGGAATCCACCGACGGGGCCGAGGGCACGACGCTGGGCGGCAGGCCCGTCGTCCTGCTGACCACGCGCGGCGCGAAATCCGGCAAACTCCGCAAGACGCCGTTGATGCGCGTCGAACACGACGGGACGTACGCGATCGTCGCTTCGCTCGGCGGCGCCCCCAAGAACCCGGTCTGGTACTACAACGTGAAGGCCGAACCGCACGTCGAACTCCGCGACGGCTCGACCACACAGGACATGGTGGCCCGTGAGGTCACGGGCGACGAGAAGGCCACGTGGTGGGACCGCGCCGTCGCCGCATTCCCGGACTACGCCGAGTACCAGAAGAAGACCGATCGGGAGATCCCGGTGTTCGTGCTCGAATCCGCCTGA
- the rarD gene encoding EamA family transporter RarD — translation MKARQAETVGAACGVGAYVLWGAFPAFFGLLGPAGSVEILAHRVVWTLGLMFVVLAVSGRLRSLRGLSARTWLLVAAASTAIAVNWGTYIYGVTSDRVVETALGYFINPLVSVLLGVVIFRERLVPAQIVALALAAVAVIVITVDYGHPPYIALTLAASFALYGLCKKVMPLDPRTSLTAEGIVAAPVAVGYLVFLAVTGAGTFLGFGLGHTLLLMAAGPVTALPLLLFGAAAQRVPLRTLGMLQYLTPALQMAWGVAVLHEDMPASRWIGFALIWVALAIFSTDALVRVRRERRNPDPSQAPVP, via the coding sequence GTGAAGGCGCGGCAGGCGGAGACCGTGGGCGCCGCCTGCGGAGTCGGCGCTTACGTGCTGTGGGGCGCGTTCCCGGCGTTCTTCGGTCTGCTCGGTCCGGCCGGATCGGTGGAGATCCTCGCGCATCGGGTGGTGTGGACGCTCGGGCTCATGTTCGTCGTGCTCGCGGTCTCGGGCCGGCTCCGCTCGCTGCGCGGGCTGAGCGCGCGGACGTGGTTGCTGGTCGCGGCCGCCTCGACGGCCATCGCCGTGAACTGGGGAACCTACATCTACGGGGTCACCTCGGACCGGGTGGTCGAGACGGCGCTCGGGTATTTCATCAACCCGCTGGTGAGCGTGCTCCTGGGCGTCGTGATCTTCCGGGAGCGGCTCGTCCCCGCGCAGATCGTGGCGCTCGCCCTCGCGGCGGTCGCGGTGATCGTGATCACCGTCGACTACGGGCATCCGCCGTACATCGCGCTCACTCTGGCCGCCTCGTTCGCGCTGTACGGGCTGTGCAAGAAGGTGATGCCGCTCGACCCGCGGACGAGCCTCACCGCCGAGGGCATCGTGGCCGCACCCGTCGCGGTCGGCTACCTCGTATTCCTCGCCGTCACCGGAGCAGGCACGTTCCTGGGGTTCGGACTCGGGCACACCCTGCTGCTGATGGCCGCAGGCCCGGTGACCGCACTGCCGCTGCTGCTGTTCGGCGCGGCGGCGCAACGGGTGCCGCTGCGCACACTCGGCATGCTGCAGTACCTGACACCGGCGCTGCAGATGGCGTGGGGCGTCGCCGTTCTCCACGAGGACATGCCCGCGTCGCGGTGGATCGGCTTCGCCCTGATCTGGGTGGCGCTCGCGATCTTCAGTACCGATGCGCTGGTACGGGTCCGGCGCGAGCGCCGCAATCCCGACCCGTCCCAGGCGCCCGTCCCGTAA
- the dnaE gene encoding DNA polymerase III subunit alpha, giving the protein MADSFVHLHNHTEYSMLDGAAKVGPLFEEAERLEMSAVGMTDHGNMYGASEFYNVAKKQGIKPIIGIEAYVAPESRFNTKRVLWGDRSQKSDDVSGSGAYTHMTMVAENATGLRNLFKLSSLASIEGQLGKWARMDEELIATHHEGIIATTGCPSGEIQTRLRLGHDREALEAAAKWQEIWGKDNFFLELMDHGLSIERRVREGLLEISKTLGIPPLATNDCHYVTKDAAENHEALLCIQTGKTLSDPTRFKFDGDGYFLKSAAEMRALWDDQVPGACDNTLLIAERVQSYDDVWAHHDRMPIFPVPEGETQGTWLRKEVMRGLDRRFPSGPPEEYLARADYEIGVILEMGFPAYFLVVGDLINHAREVGIRVGPGRGSAAGSLVAYAMGITNIDPIPHGLLFERFLNPERVSMPDIDIDFDDRRRGEMVRYATDKWGSDRVAQVITFGTIKTKAAIKDSARVQFGQPGFAIADQITKALPPPIMAKDISVSGITDPNHERYKEAVEVRALIDSNPDVAKIYQTAKGLEGLIRNAGVHACAVIMSSEPLMDAIPVWKRAQDGAIITGWDYPSCEAIGLLKMDFLGLRNLTVIGDAIDNIKANRGIELDLDTLELDDTATYELLSRGDTLGVFQLDGSAMRDLLRRMQPTGFEDIVAVLALYRPGPMGMNAHNDYADRKNGRQEVKPIHPELEEPLKEILADTYGLIVYQEQIMQIAQKVAGYSLGQADILRRAMGKKKLSVLEEAYAGFREGMLANEFSEPAIKALWDTILPFAGYAFNKSHAAGYGLVSFWTGYLKANYPAEYMAGLLTSVGDDKDKAAVYLADCRKMGITVLPPDVNESEVNFASVGEDIRFGMGAVRNVGANVVGSIIKARKEKSKFVDFSDYLNKIDAAACSKKVTESLIKAGGFDSLGHPRKGLMLVHADAIDAVMGTKKAEAIGQFDLFGGDDADESIASVFNVKIPEEEWDSKHRLALEREMLGLYVSGHPLNGVEHVLSAQSDTAIPTILEGDIKDGTQVTVGGILASVNRRINKNGLTWASAQLEDLTGGIEVLFFPQAYSVYGMDVTEDSVVLVKARVSIRDDRISLIANDLAVPDLSAVGVAKPLAVSLPLRQCTKDKLGALRQVLTRHPGTSDVHVRLIGGTEVTLWKVDDVLRVEPSSALMGDLKALLGPSCLSV; this is encoded by the coding sequence GTGGCTGACTCGTTCGTACATCTGCACAATCACACCGAGTACTCGATGCTCGACGGTGCGGCCAAGGTCGGCCCCCTGTTCGAAGAGGCCGAGCGGCTGGAGATGTCGGCGGTGGGCATGACCGACCACGGCAACATGTACGGCGCCAGCGAGTTCTACAACGTGGCGAAGAAGCAGGGCATCAAGCCGATCATCGGCATCGAGGCGTACGTCGCGCCCGAGTCCCGCTTCAACACCAAGCGTGTGCTGTGGGGCGACCGCAGCCAGAAGTCCGACGACGTCTCCGGTAGCGGTGCGTACACCCACATGACGATGGTGGCGGAGAACGCGACCGGTCTGCGGAACCTGTTCAAGCTGTCCTCGCTCGCGTCGATCGAGGGTCAGCTCGGCAAGTGGGCGCGCATGGACGAAGAACTCATCGCCACCCACCACGAGGGCATCATCGCGACCACGGGCTGCCCGTCCGGCGAGATCCAGACCCGGCTCCGACTCGGCCACGACCGCGAGGCGCTCGAGGCGGCCGCCAAGTGGCAGGAGATCTGGGGCAAGGACAACTTCTTCCTCGAGCTGATGGACCACGGCCTGTCGATCGAGCGACGCGTGCGGGAGGGCCTCCTCGAGATCAGCAAGACGCTCGGAATCCCGCCGCTCGCCACCAACGACTGCCACTACGTCACGAAGGACGCCGCCGAGAACCACGAGGCGCTCCTCTGCATCCAGACCGGCAAGACGCTGTCCGACCCCACCCGGTTCAAGTTCGACGGTGACGGCTACTTCCTCAAGTCCGCCGCGGAGATGCGGGCCCTGTGGGACGACCAGGTCCCCGGAGCGTGCGACAACACCCTCCTCATCGCCGAGCGCGTCCAGTCGTACGACGACGTGTGGGCGCACCACGACCGGATGCCGATCTTCCCGGTCCCCGAGGGCGAAACCCAGGGCACCTGGTTGCGCAAGGAGGTCATGCGCGGGCTGGACCGCCGGTTCCCGAGCGGACCGCCCGAGGAGTACCTGGCCCGCGCCGACTACGAGATCGGCGTCATCCTCGAAATGGGTTTCCCCGCCTACTTCCTCGTCGTCGGTGACCTCATCAACCATGCGCGTGAGGTCGGCATCCGGGTCGGCCCCGGCCGAGGCTCGGCCGCCGGTTCGCTCGTCGCCTACGCGATGGGCATCACCAACATCGACCCCATTCCGCACGGCCTGCTGTTCGAGCGGTTCCTGAACCCCGAGCGCGTGTCCATGCCCGATATCGATATCGACTTCGACGACCGCCGTCGCGGCGAGATGGTGCGCTACGCGACGGACAAGTGGGGCAGCGACCGCGTCGCGCAGGTCATCACGTTCGGCACCATCAAGACGAAGGCGGCCATCAAGGACTCCGCCCGAGTCCAGTTCGGTCAGCCCGGTTTCGCGATCGCCGACCAGATCACCAAGGCGCTGCCGCCGCCGATCATGGCCAAGGACATCTCGGTGTCCGGTATCACGGACCCGAACCACGAGCGCTACAAGGAAGCGGTGGAGGTTCGCGCCCTCATCGACTCCAACCCGGACGTCGCGAAGATCTACCAGACGGCCAAGGGGCTCGAGGGCCTGATCCGCAACGCCGGCGTCCACGCCTGCGCGGTGATCATGTCGTCCGAACCGCTGATGGACGCGATTCCCGTGTGGAAGCGGGCCCAGGACGGCGCCATCATCACCGGCTGGGACTACCCGTCGTGCGAGGCCATCGGCCTGCTGAAGATGGACTTCCTCGGACTGCGGAACCTCACCGTCATCGGTGACGCCATCGACAACATCAAGGCGAACCGGGGAATCGAACTCGATCTCGACACCCTCGAGCTCGACGACACGGCCACGTACGAACTCCTTTCGCGCGGCGACACTCTCGGCGTGTTCCAGCTCGACGGCAGCGCGATGCGCGACCTGCTGCGCCGCATGCAGCCCACCGGCTTCGAGGACATCGTCGCGGTGCTCGCGCTGTACCGGCCCGGTCCGATGGGCATGAACGCGCACAACGACTACGCCGACCGCAAGAACGGGCGGCAAGAGGTCAAACCCATCCACCCGGAACTCGAGGAGCCCCTGAAGGAGATCCTGGCCGACACGTACGGCCTGATCGTCTATCAGGAGCAGATCATGCAGATCGCGCAGAAGGTGGCCGGGTACTCGCTCGGACAGGCCGACATCCTCCGCCGCGCCATGGGTAAGAAGAAGCTCTCGGTGCTGGAGGAGGCGTACGCCGGTTTCCGCGAGGGCATGCTCGCCAACGAATTCTCCGAGCCCGCCATCAAGGCGTTGTGGGACACCATCCTCCCGTTCGCCGGATACGCGTTCAACAAGTCGCACGCCGCCGGATACGGCCTGGTGTCGTTCTGGACCGGGTATCTCAAGGCCAACTATCCGGCCGAGTACATGGCCGGTCTGCTCACCTCGGTCGGTGACGACAAGGACAAGGCGGCCGTCTACCTCGCGGACTGCCGCAAGATGGGCATCACGGTGCTGCCGCCGGACGTCAACGAATCGGAGGTCAACTTCGCCTCCGTCGGCGAGGACATCCGGTTCGGCATGGGCGCCGTCCGCAACGTCGGTGCCAACGTGGTCGGCTCGATCATCAAGGCGCGCAAGGAGAAGTCCAAGTTCGTCGACTTCTCCGACTACCTCAACAAGATCGATGCCGCCGCCTGCTCCAAGAAGGTCACCGAATCGCTGATCAAGGCAGGCGGATTCGACTCACTGGGCCACCCGCGCAAGGGGCTCATGCTCGTCCACGCCGACGCCATCGACGCGGTGATGGGCACCAAGAAGGCGGAGGCGATCGGTCAGTTCGACCTGTTCGGCGGCGACGACGCCGACGAGTCGATCGCCTCGGTGTTCAACGTGAAGATCCCCGAGGAGGAGTGGGACTCCAAGCACCGGTTGGCGCTGGAACGGGAGATGCTGGGGCTGTACGTGTCCGGGCACCCGCTCAACGGGGTCGAGCACGTGCTGTCGGCGCAGTCCGACACCGCGATCCCGACGATCCTCGAAGGCGACATCAAGGACGGCACCCAGGTCACCGTCGGCGGCATCCTCGCGTCGGTGAACCGGCGGATCAACAAGAACGGCCTCACCTGGGCGTCCGCTCAGCTCGAGGACCTGACCGGTGGTATCGAGGTGCTGTTCTTCCCGCAGGCCTACTCGGTGTACGGGATGGACGTCACCGAAGACTCCGTGGTGCTCGTCAAGGCGCGCGTGTCGATCCGCGACGACCGGATCTCGCTGATCGCGAACGACCTTGCGGTGCCGGACCTCTCGGCGGTGGGGGTCGCGAAGCCGCTGGCGGTCAGTCTGCCGCTGCGTCAGTGCACCAAGGACAAGCTCGGCGCGCTGCGCCAGGTGCTCACCCGCCATCCGGGCACCTCGGACGTGCACGTGCGGTTGATCGGCGGCACCGAGGTCACGTTGTGGAAGGTGGACGACGTGCTCCGGGTGGAACCGTCGTCGGCGTTGATGGGCGACCTCAAGGCGCTGCTCGGCCCGAGTTGCCTGTCCGTGTGA